In Chitinophaga sp. HK235, a single window of DNA contains:
- a CDS encoding VOC family protein: MNNIGNTIAGLELAQIGWVVPDIHAAVKFLMNALGIAGFPPPEHIRAQDLDMTYYGKVVAGEWLTTQTYNGGTFIELVQPVSGQSMFHDYLTRYPAGGTQHLAFRLPVSDFERVTHELRAQGYAVISEVDHPIARMAFFDTYQTLGVATEIMGITPEGWIALEQCKRHDKD, from the coding sequence ATGAACAACATTGGCAACACCATCGCCGGACTTGAACTCGCCCAAATCGGCTGGGTGGTCCCGGACATTCACGCTGCGGTAAAATTCCTTATGAACGCCTTGGGCATTGCCGGCTTTCCCCCACCGGAACATATCCGCGCGCAGGATCTGGATATGACCTACTATGGCAAGGTTGTGGCTGGTGAATGGCTCACCACTCAGACTTATAACGGAGGCACCTTCATCGAATTGGTCCAGCCTGTTTCCGGCCAAAGCATGTTCCACGACTATCTCACCCGGTACCCTGCAGGCGGAACACAGCACCTTGCTTTCCGTTTGCCGGTAAGTGATTTCGAGAGGGTCACCCATGAACTGCGTGCACAGGGGTATGCAGTCATCAGCGAAGTGGACCACCCCATTGCCCGAATGGCTTTCTTCGACACCTACCAAACGCTGGGCGTTGCTACGGAGATTATGGGCATCACGCCGGAAGGATGGATCGCCCTCGAACAATGCAAAAGGCACGATAAAGATTAA
- a CDS encoding AraC family transcriptional regulator — MGLIASLPEINKQRNAVFVMHEKSEKLIPLHKHNKGQLSYVEGGIAYITINYKTYVVPARYFFWIPQGVPHILRIGYSATVLRSLYFYSHDDDSDPFYTQLGIYPASELLIQMINYTERWDGYHVTRKDYNFEFLVSLKKLLPQLNNKALPIILPTTDDEQMQHIIKYLEKNIGERLTLESVSKHFNISQRTMSRLFQSALQISFLQFLKTLRMVKAIEMILKTSRPVSDIAYAVGYTSVSSFSDTFQEFTHSRPTDFRKN, encoded by the coding sequence ATGGGTCTGATTGCTTCATTACCAGAGATTAATAAACAGCGGAATGCGGTATTTGTCATGCATGAGAAGTCGGAGAAGCTGATTCCGTTACATAAGCATAATAAAGGACAGTTGAGTTATGTGGAGGGAGGCATCGCCTATATTACGATAAATTATAAGACATATGTAGTACCTGCCAGGTATTTTTTCTGGATACCACAGGGAGTGCCGCATATTTTGCGGATAGGCTATTCCGCGACCGTCCTGCGATCCCTGTATTTCTATTCACATGATGACGATTCAGATCCGTTTTACACGCAGCTCGGTATTTACCCCGCCAGTGAGCTGCTGATACAGATGATTAATTACACGGAGCGCTGGGATGGCTATCATGTAACGCGTAAGGATTATAATTTCGAGTTCCTGGTTTCACTGAAAAAGCTGCTGCCACAGCTGAACAACAAGGCATTGCCCATCATTCTGCCCACCACTGATGATGAGCAGATGCAGCATATTATTAAATACCTGGAGAAAAATATAGGGGAACGATTGACCCTGGAGAGTGTGAGCAAACACTTCAATATCAGCCAGCGCACCATGTCACGGCTGTTTCAGTCGGCCTTACAGATTTCCTTTCTGCAGTTTCTGAAAACGCTGAGGATGGTAAAGGCGATAGAGATGATATTGAAGACATCACGTCCGGTGAGTGATATAGCCTACGCCGTAGGATATACCTCTGTCAGCTCTTTCAGCGATACCTTCCAGGAATTTACGCATTCACGGCCTACAGATTTCCGGAAAAACTAA
- a CDS encoding prolyl-tRNA synthetase associated domain-containing protein — MFFVSEIKETEPSEFKTPLQRMVYEMFREKEVKYERVDTDPAITMEDCVRIDQRLNVKTVKTLFLCNRQQTNFYLVVTTAEKPFKTSDLSAELEISRLSFAPVELLNSILGTDVGAVTVFSLMLDKQLNVQLVIDRDVLAEEWYGCSDGTTTSYLKLSTEWVLNEFIPFIGHAPKFVQL; from the coding sequence ATGTTTTTTGTTAGTGAGATAAAAGAAACCGAGCCATCTGAGTTCAAAACACCATTGCAGCGGATGGTGTATGAAATGTTCAGGGAAAAAGAAGTAAAATATGAAAGGGTAGATACTGATCCTGCGATCACTATGGAAGACTGCGTCAGGATAGATCAAAGACTGAACGTGAAAACGGTAAAAACACTTTTTCTCTGTAATCGTCAGCAAACAAACTTCTATTTAGTAGTTACCACTGCAGAAAAGCCTTTTAAAACAAGTGATCTGAGTGCAGAACTGGAGATTTCCCGTTTGTCCTTTGCGCCTGTGGAATTGCTCAATTCCATACTTGGGACAGATGTTGGTGCTGTTACTGTCTTCAGCCTGATGCTGGATAAGCAATTGAATGTACAGCTGGTGATTGACAGGGATGTTCTTGCGGAGGAATGGTACGGTTGCAGTGATGGCACCACTACCAGCTATCTCAAACTTAGTACTGAATGGGTACTGAACGAATTTATCCCTTTTATTGGCCATGCGCCGAAATTCGTGCAGCTATAG
- a CDS encoding acyl-CoA desaturase — translation MAIFIFFATIWYLSLFSQTFFQHRYAAHGAFTMSKGWEKFFFLFTYITQGSSYMSPRAYAIMHRLHHAHTDTELDPHSPSNSSNIFSMMWGTRTVYQQILHNRVEVEARYTRNLPKWIWFDKFANSSLSRLLWVAAYVLFFVVFATNPYQYLLLPIVVSMGAFHGAIVNWFAHKYGYINFKLRNTAMNLLFVDVLMLGESYHNNHHKHPSSVNFGRRWFEVDPVYHIIRLLSYLKVIRLTHNPRKEMTVA, via the coding sequence ATGGCCATCTTTATTTTTTTTGCTACCATTTGGTATCTTTCATTGTTCTCTCAGACTTTCTTTCAACATAGATATGCCGCTCATGGCGCGTTTACCATGAGTAAAGGATGGGAAAAGTTTTTCTTTTTATTTACCTATATCACACAAGGCTCATCATATATGAGTCCCAGGGCTTATGCTATTATGCACAGGCTGCACCATGCGCATACAGATACGGAGTTGGATCCGCATTCGCCATCAAATTCGTCCAACATATTTTCGATGATGTGGGGTACAAGAACAGTATATCAGCAGATTCTCCATAATAGAGTGGAAGTGGAGGCACGGTACACCAGGAATCTGCCAAAGTGGATCTGGTTTGACAAGTTTGCCAACAGTAGTCTTTCCAGATTGTTATGGGTTGCAGCTTATGTATTGTTTTTTGTTGTGTTTGCTACAAATCCATATCAGTATTTGTTGTTGCCAATTGTAGTGTCGATGGGTGCATTTCACGGAGCGATAGTTAACTGGTTTGCACACAAATATGGTTATATCAATTTCAAGTTACGAAATACAGCCATGAACCTCTTGTTTGTGGATGTATTGATGCTGGGAGAATCTTATCATAATAATCACCATAAGCATCCATCTTCTGTGAATTTCGGACGGCGTTGGTTTGAGGTGGATCCGGTATATCATATCATCCGGTTATTGTCTTATTTAAAGGTTATCAGGCTGACACATAATCCAAGGAAGGAGATGACTGTTGCCTAA
- a CDS encoding TlpA disulfide reductase family protein yields the protein MDDQLLSNRAYLGFITQSYLDFLMLQELKSLKAIDSTMSREERTAFKYHVIEKNYTGRIRSITLRTLLEGGLDRSKDVEVFKPLVDQYVAQYATAEDAKSMLDTYNRFTKTNVGRVPPFFTLKDVNGRDVTLKDFAGKVVYMDFWASWCSPCRYEMKEGSPKLHARFKDNKDVVFLYVSIDDRETLWKKAIAEDKIEGVHVLSTGGFRSQVGQAFNISGVPHYIIIGRDGKIFDNNAPRPSQDTTVQKLNEALSKAY from the coding sequence GTGGATGATCAGTTACTGTCTAATCGGGCGTACCTGGGTTTTATTACGCAGAGCTATCTGGATTTCCTGATGTTACAAGAGCTGAAATCCCTGAAAGCCATAGACAGTACCATGTCCAGAGAGGAGCGAACAGCATTTAAGTATCATGTGATAGAAAAAAACTACACAGGCAGGATCCGTAGTATTACTTTACGTACCCTACTGGAAGGAGGACTTGACAGGAGCAAAGACGTGGAGGTATTTAAACCACTGGTGGACCAATATGTAGCGCAATATGCCACCGCCGAAGATGCTAAGTCGATGTTGGATACTTACAACAGGTTTACCAAAACAAACGTAGGCCGCGTGCCGCCGTTTTTCACCCTCAAGGATGTGAATGGTAGAGATGTGACGCTAAAAGATTTCGCCGGTAAAGTAGTATACATGGATTTCTGGGCCAGCTGGTGCAGTCCCTGCAGATATGAAATGAAAGAAGGTAGCCCTAAATTGCATGCCCGGTTTAAAGACAATAAAGACGTGGTTTTTCTTTATGTAAGTATTGATGATCGGGAAACGCTATGGAAAAAGGCGATTGCAGAAGACAAAATTGAAGGCGTACATGTTTTGTCCACCGGCGGATTTAGAAGTCAGGTAGGCCAGGCATTTAATATTAGTGGTGTTCCGCATTATATTATTATTGGCAGAGATGGAAAAATATTTGATAACAACGCCCCAAGGCCAAGTCAGGACACAACCGTTCAGAAACTGAATGAAGCCTTGAGCAAGGCATATTAA
- a CDS encoding nuclear transport factor 2 family protein has protein sequence MSVPNELEFIAHKWFEAFNEHDLEKLLSLYHDNAIHYSPKLKIRQPATGGLIKGKEALRAWWQDSFERYPHLQYTLHTLIANQDRVFMEYLRQVPDEEDLLVGEVLEIKDGIITSSRVYHG, from the coding sequence ATGTCAGTACCAAACGAACTGGAATTCATTGCTCACAAATGGTTCGAAGCCTTCAATGAACATGACCTGGAAAAATTATTATCCCTGTACCACGATAATGCGATACATTACAGCCCGAAGTTGAAAATTCGGCAGCCAGCTACGGGCGGCCTTATCAAAGGCAAGGAGGCACTCCGTGCCTGGTGGCAGGATTCTTTTGAGCGATATCCTCACCTGCAATATACCTTGCATACGTTAATCGCCAATCAGGACCGGGTATTTATGGAATATCTCCGTCAGGTGCCCGACGAAGAGGATCTGCTGGTAGGAGAAGTACTGGAGATAAAAGACGGCATCATTACTTCTTCCAGAGTGTATCACGGGTAG
- a CDS encoding NUDIX domain-containing protein has product MKIIDKLAWIEIKNKSILSTKSLGKQKYYIPGGKREHGENDEQALCREILEELSVELEAKTLKFIGTFEAQADSHPDGVYVKMTCYTANYKGALKECSEIENFKWLKYSDKEKISEVDKLGTISISV; this is encoded by the coding sequence ATGAAAATAATTGATAAACTCGCTTGGATAGAAATTAAAAATAAGTCAATATTATCTACAAAATCTCTCGGAAAACAGAAGTATTATATTCCAGGTGGAAAAAGAGAACATGGAGAAAATGATGAACAAGCATTATGTCGCGAAATTTTAGAAGAACTTAGTGTTGAACTTGAAGCGAAAACGCTAAAATTTATAGGAACATTTGAAGCGCAGGCAGACAGTCACCCGGATGGTGTTTATGTGAAAATGACCTGCTACACGGCAAATTACAAAGGAGCGTTAAAAGAATGTTCAGAAATAGAAAATTTCAAATGGTTAAAATATTCCGATAAAGAGAAAATCTCTGAAGTTGATAAATTGGGGACTATTTCAATAAGTGTGTAA
- a CDS encoding cold shock domain-containing protein, which produces MSESFSKKENRKKKVRAKEDKMQKKMERKTNNNKGKSLEDMLAYVDEDGNLSSVPPKETKRAEIDSKDIRIGATPRPPEDTTRTGVVNFFNTTKGFGFITDDKSRESIFFHINDISEPVKERDKVHFIREKTPRGYSAIAVGKADSRTKNS; this is translated from the coding sequence ATGAGTGAATCTTTTTCAAAAAAAGAAAACAGAAAAAAGAAAGTCAGAGCGAAAGAAGACAAGATGCAAAAAAAGATGGAACGGAAAACCAACAATAATAAAGGCAAGAGTCTGGAAGATATGCTGGCTTACGTGGATGAAGATGGAAACCTGAGCTCCGTACCTCCCAAAGAAACTAAAAGAGCAGAAATAGATTCAAAAGACATCCGGATTGGCGCTACTCCCCGGCCTCCGGAAGATACCACCAGAACAGGAGTTGTTAATTTCTTTAATACCACAAAAGGATTTGGATTTATAACTGATGACAAATCCAGAGAAAGTATATTCTTTCATATCAACGATATATCAGAGCCTGTAAAGGAGAGAGATAAGGTACATTTTATACGGGAAAAAACTCCGAGAGGTTACAGTGCAATTGCTGTAGGAAAGGCTGATTCCAGGACAAAAAATTCCTGA
- a CDS encoding RNA-binding protein, with translation MNLFVGNLSGQTTEQQLTALFSPFGIVQNVKVIIDNYTGRSKGFGFVEMPDDAHAERAIRNLNGTSVDAQTIVVNEARPKTERDRFPRTRY, from the coding sequence ATGAACCTTTTTGTTGGCAATTTAAGTGGCCAGACAACTGAGCAACAGTTAACAGCCCTGTTTTCTCCATTTGGTATTGTACAAAATGTTAAAGTAATTATTGACAATTACACCGGCCGTTCCAAAGGATTTGGGTTCGTAGAGATGCCGGATGACGCTCATGCAGAGCGCGCTATCCGGAATCTGAACGGCACTTCCGTTGACGCGCAGACTATCGTTGTCAATGAAGCAAGGCCAAAAACGGAAAGGGATCGTTTTCCCAGGACAAGATATTAA
- a CDS encoding IS256 family transposase produces the protein MKTEDFLSDDFLKQFKTADQLNNFLAQIQKRGIEKMLEGELDSHLGYDEHEPNESENSRNGYGKKKIKTCYGESEIKVPRDRDASFNPMIVPKREGMVQGLEEIIVSFYAKGMSVSDIEEQIREAYKFDVSTATISRITSRVTEDIVAWQNRPLEPVYLIAWMDGIVFKVRENSKVVNKTIYIAVGLKRDGLKEVLGMWLGKNESAAYWMTVLTDLKARGLEDILITATDNLNGFTQTIKSVFPQSATQVCVVHQIRNSCRYVVWKDKKEFTTDMKDVYAAPTRQAAMAALDALDAKWSTKYAYAIKSWRENWEDLTVFFDFPMEIRQIIYTTNLIENLNGKIRKYTKNKLSFPTDEAVLKSVYLALREVSKKWTMPIRNWGMILNQFLTIFDKRVRI, from the coding sequence ATGAAGACAGAAGATTTTTTATCAGACGACTTTCTGAAGCAGTTTAAAACAGCAGATCAGCTAAATAATTTCCTGGCCCAGATTCAGAAGCGGGGCATTGAAAAGATGCTGGAAGGTGAATTGGATAGCCATTTAGGCTATGATGAGCATGAGCCAAATGAAAGCGAAAATAGCCGTAATGGATACGGTAAAAAGAAGATTAAGACCTGCTATGGTGAATCTGAAATAAAAGTTCCCAGGGATCGTGATGCCAGTTTTAACCCTATGATCGTACCTAAACGGGAAGGCATGGTTCAGGGCCTTGAAGAGATAATAGTGTCTTTTTATGCCAAGGGGATGAGCGTGTCTGACATAGAAGAGCAAATAAGAGAAGCCTATAAATTTGACGTTTCGACGGCCACGATCAGCCGCATCACCAGCCGTGTGACCGAAGATATTGTCGCCTGGCAAAACCGGCCTTTAGAACCAGTTTATCTCATCGCCTGGATGGATGGCATTGTGTTCAAGGTACGGGAGAACAGCAAAGTAGTGAACAAAACCATCTATATCGCTGTGGGCCTAAAGCGGGATGGCCTCAAAGAAGTCCTGGGAATGTGGCTGGGGAAGAATGAATCAGCTGCCTATTGGATGACTGTACTTACAGATCTGAAGGCCCGTGGCCTGGAAGATATTCTAATAACGGCCACGGATAATCTTAATGGCTTTACTCAGACCATCAAATCGGTGTTCCCACAGTCTGCTACTCAGGTTTGTGTCGTACACCAGATACGCAACAGCTGCCGTTATGTAGTCTGGAAAGATAAAAAGGAGTTTACTACGGACATGAAAGATGTTTATGCAGCACCAACCAGACAAGCTGCCATGGCGGCTCTTGACGCCCTTGATGCTAAATGGAGTACAAAGTATGCATACGCCATCAAAAGCTGGCGCGAAAACTGGGAAGACCTCACTGTCTTTTTTGACTTCCCCATGGAGATCAGACAGATCATCTACACGACCAATCTCATCGAAAATCTGAACGGTAAAATTAGAAAATATACCAAAAACAAGCTATCCTTCCCTACTGACGAAGCTGTCCTTAAATCTGTATACCTGGCTTTGCGGGAAGTGTCAAAAAAATGGACCATGCCCATTAGAAACTGGGGCATGATCCTAAATCAGTTTTTAACTATTTTTGATAAAAGGGTGAGAATCTAA
- a CDS encoding TolC family protein, with protein MNHKHRIIAMGLFLAIHSLSVFAQEHTTAVNDTLKITLPEAWQKAEAYSRTIAIKKKATDIAGEEVKDAKMERLPELGVMGSAEKATNIPIYGNGIFSKPTSQHEVIHTLYKASADFYLNIYNGNKLNLKIEEDKVLHQLSGIRQEESVSQIRYQTAALFLDLQQAQIFRELILSDIADQEKQLAEIKTFHRNGTVLKSDVLRVELDLSKRKLTLVKVENDILIANQKLNIILGEPDDKPLHPDYAVMAPDTESYKDYLAAALHHSYIYHISEQQTDLSRIHLQQVRANVRPKVGLYGDFWYANPQIFLYPYNPSWYSVGIGGVKVSFPISSLYHNMHKVSAAKLELEKEEETHKDTEDKVRQQVKEAFLRYRESLVQIDVATTNVTRAEENARIIKSAYFHQASLVTDLLDADVQLLQTRFELASAKILSQNKYYLLQHITGTL; from the coding sequence ATGAATCACAAACATCGGATTATTGCCATGGGGCTATTCCTGGCAATTCATTCATTAAGCGTTTTCGCACAGGAGCACACAACGGCAGTAAATGATACCCTGAAAATTACATTGCCGGAAGCCTGGCAGAAAGCAGAAGCCTACAGCCGCACAATCGCCATCAAAAAGAAAGCTACGGACATCGCCGGAGAAGAAGTAAAAGATGCGAAGATGGAAAGACTACCGGAACTGGGAGTAATGGGCAGCGCAGAAAAAGCGACTAATATTCCCATCTATGGTAATGGTATCTTCTCCAAACCTACCAGTCAGCATGAAGTCATTCACACGCTCTACAAAGCCAGCGCTGATTTTTATCTCAACATCTACAATGGGAATAAGTTAAACCTGAAAATTGAAGAGGATAAAGTCCTGCATCAGCTCTCGGGTATCCGTCAGGAGGAATCTGTTTCCCAGATACGTTATCAGACGGCTGCGCTGTTCCTGGATTTACAGCAGGCACAGATTTTCAGGGAACTGATCCTGAGCGATATAGCTGACCAGGAGAAACAACTGGCGGAAATCAAAACATTTCATCGTAACGGAACGGTGCTGAAAAGTGATGTGCTCCGTGTAGAGCTGGACCTCTCCAAACGCAAGCTCACCCTGGTAAAGGTTGAAAATGATATTCTCATCGCAAATCAGAAACTGAATATTATACTGGGAGAACCAGACGACAAACCGCTTCACCCGGATTATGCGGTGATGGCACCGGATACGGAGTCTTACAAAGACTATCTCGCTGCTGCGCTTCATCATTCCTATATATATCATATTTCGGAACAGCAAACAGATCTCAGCCGGATTCACCTGCAGCAGGTACGTGCCAATGTACGCCCAAAGGTAGGCCTGTACGGGGATTTCTGGTATGCCAATCCGCAGATATTCCTGTATCCGTATAATCCCAGTTGGTATTCTGTGGGCATAGGCGGGGTAAAGGTGTCCTTTCCCATATCTTCCCTGTATCACAATATGCATAAGGTGAGTGCGGCAAAACTGGAACTGGAGAAGGAAGAAGAAACACATAAGGATACAGAAGATAAGGTACGTCAACAGGTGAAAGAAGCATTTCTTCGTTACAGGGAATCCTTGGTGCAGATTGATGTTGCCACTACCAATGTAACCCGTGCGGAAGAAAATGCCCGTATCATTAAAAGCGCTTATTTTCATCAGGCATCCCTCGTGACAGATCTCCTGGATGCAGATGTACAGCTGCTTCAAACCCGCTTTGAACTGGCATCGGCAAAGATTCTCTCCCAAAATAAATACTACTTACTCCAGCATATCACAGGTACGCTATAA
- a CDS encoding tetratricopeptide repeat protein, which produces MKPNYLTFISIIFLVACHNSTKTRGTQVTGKKSPDILCYTSRITDKDWYTSGKKAPKLEGLKGINFRISTNNKEAQEYFNQGMMLLYGFNHAEAARSFYEATRLDATCAMAYWGYAYVLGPNYNAGMEEDNFQRAYEAAVKAKSLSAPCTQKEKALIHALASRYEMPAPSDRKPLDMAYAAAMKKVYGQYPTDPDIGALYAEAMMDIHPWDLYEKKTKKPHAWTPELLAVLEHLIKINPRHPGAHHFYIHALEASATPEKALASARLLDTLVPGAGHLVHMPSHIYINTGDYHSGTLSNIHAVEVDSSYTVACHAQGAYPLAYYPHNYHFLAALATLEGNSALAWKAAKKLQEHTAADIMRLPRWGTLQHYYTIPYYIAVKFGMWDTILSIPAPAEDLVYPQAIRHYARGMAFVGKNRIPDAQKELDTLRTLAADSALQHLTVWDINTTADLVQIAVKVLSAGIAAKQQHPDVSISLLKEAVAIEDNLNYNEPPDWFFSVRHYLGAALLDAGKYNEAESVYRKDLQTWKKNGWALIGLYHSLIAQKKNDEAQKVKSAFDEAWRFADVEIVSSSSMHMTN; this is translated from the coding sequence ATGAAACCAAACTATCTAACATTTATCTCAATTATCTTCCTCGTTGCATGCCATAACAGCACAAAAACAAGGGGAACACAGGTAACCGGTAAAAAATCACCGGATATTCTCTGCTATACCTCCAGGATAACAGACAAGGACTGGTATACTTCAGGTAAAAAGGCGCCTAAGTTGGAAGGATTAAAAGGTATAAATTTCAGGATTTCAACAAACAACAAGGAGGCGCAGGAATATTTTAACCAGGGAATGATGTTGCTTTATGGCTTTAATCATGCAGAAGCGGCGCGGTCTTTTTACGAAGCCACACGGTTGGATGCTACCTGTGCCATGGCATATTGGGGATATGCTTATGTGCTGGGTCCTAATTACAATGCAGGCATGGAAGAAGATAATTTTCAGCGCGCCTATGAGGCGGCTGTTAAAGCAAAGTCACTATCTGCACCGTGCACTCAAAAGGAAAAGGCACTTATCCATGCACTGGCTTCCCGCTATGAAATGCCTGCTCCATCAGATCGAAAGCCCCTGGATATGGCCTATGCAGCGGCCATGAAGAAAGTATATGGTCAATATCCGACCGACCCTGATATTGGAGCGTTGTATGCTGAGGCAATGATGGATATTCATCCATGGGATTTGTATGAAAAGAAAACAAAGAAGCCCCATGCCTGGACGCCTGAATTGCTTGCGGTGCTGGAACACCTGATCAAAATTAACCCCAGACATCCGGGGGCACATCATTTCTATATTCATGCGCTGGAGGCATCTGCCACTCCTGAAAAAGCACTGGCAAGCGCCCGATTGCTGGATACATTGGTGCCCGGAGCCGGGCATTTGGTTCATATGCCTTCACATATTTATATTAATACCGGCGACTATCATTCAGGCACCCTTTCTAATATACATGCTGTGGAAGTAGACAGTAGTTACACGGTTGCCTGCCATGCGCAGGGGGCGTATCCGCTTGCCTATTATCCGCATAATTATCATTTTCTGGCGGCGCTGGCTACGCTTGAAGGCAATTCTGCGCTGGCATGGAAGGCCGCAAAAAAACTGCAGGAACATACAGCAGCCGATATCATGCGTTTGCCCCGATGGGGCACCTTACAGCATTACTATACTATACCATATTACATTGCGGTGAAATTTGGAATGTGGGATACTATTCTTTCTATCCCTGCGCCGGCAGAAGATCTGGTGTATCCGCAGGCAATCCGGCATTACGCACGGGGTATGGCATTTGTGGGAAAGAACAGGATACCCGACGCACAAAAAGAGCTGGACACCCTGCGGACATTGGCTGCCGACTCTGCACTTCAACACCTTACTGTTTGGGATATAAATACCACGGCTGATTTGGTGCAAATAGCCGTGAAGGTATTGTCTGCCGGAATAGCTGCAAAACAACAACATCCGGATGTCTCCATTTCTTTGCTTAAAGAAGCGGTAGCCATAGAAGACAATCTGAATTATAATGAACCGCCTGACTGGTTTTTTTCTGTCAGGCATTACCTGGGCGCAGCACTCCTGGATGCCGGGAAATACAATGAAGCGGAAAGCGTTTACCGGAAGGATCTGCAAACATGGAAAAAGAACGGATGGGCGTTGATAGGGCTATACCATTCGTTAATCGCTCAGAAAAAAAACGATGAGGCACAAAAAGTAAAGTCGGCATTTGATGAAGCATGGAGATTTGCTGACGTTGAAATTGTATCGTCTTCAAGTATGCATATGACAAACTAA
- a CDS encoding HlyD family secretion protein, which translates to MKKKHLVTDRLITRITGWMAGIIVLALAAWGLLTIRSWYLYEQTNDAQVQEYVNPVIARAGGFIVAVRFEENQVVKKGDTLLVIDNREYTLQSDQTVASIRKSEAQLQVLESNIHTLEKTASAASSQIDGAKARVWKQELEYKRYKEMYADEAATKQQLENVQATLDINNSDYKSARENFEAATSRITDARAEKLVVEAEITRLRALLDRHNLDVEYTVVRAAYDGRMGRRTVEPGQMIDAGETLAYIVNNETDKWVVANYKETQVSHMRVGDTVNIVADAFPDEQFKGTVISLSPATGSSFSLLPPDNSTGNYVKIVQRIPVRIRVDGDRKDIDRLKVGMNVNVFLPKKQHHG; encoded by the coding sequence ATGAAAAAGAAACATTTAGTCACAGACAGACTGATCACCAGGATCACAGGCTGGATGGCCGGTATTATTGTCCTCGCACTGGCCGCATGGGGATTGCTCACTATCCGCTCCTGGTATCTGTATGAACAAACCAATGATGCCCAGGTACAGGAATATGTAAACCCTGTCATAGCAAGGGCCGGCGGCTTTATCGTTGCGGTAAGGTTTGAGGAAAACCAGGTCGTGAAAAAAGGAGATACGCTGCTGGTCATAGACAACAGAGAGTATACCCTGCAGTCTGACCAAACGGTGGCGTCTATACGTAAATCAGAAGCCCAGCTGCAGGTGCTGGAAAGTAATATTCACACACTGGAGAAAACAGCCAGTGCTGCCAGTTCCCAGATCGATGGTGCTAAAGCCCGCGTATGGAAGCAGGAGCTGGAATACAAACGTTACAAGGAAATGTATGCTGATGAAGCAGCTACGAAACAGCAGCTGGAAAACGTACAGGCAACGCTGGATATCAATAACAGTGATTATAAATCCGCCCGTGAAAATTTTGAAGCAGCTACTTCCCGTATAACAGATGCCCGTGCAGAAAAGCTGGTAGTGGAAGCAGAGATTACGAGGCTCCGGGCTTTGTTGGACCGTCATAACCTGGATGTGGAATATACGGTGGTTAGAGCAGCCTACGACGGCCGTATGGGCCGCAGAACAGTGGAACCGGGGCAAATGATCGATGCTGGAGAAACACTGGCATATATCGTAAATAATGAGACAGATAAATGGGTAGTGGCCAACTATAAGGAAACACAGGTGTCCCATATGCGTGTAGGCGATACTGTTAATATTGTGGCGGATGCTTTCCCCGATGAACAATTCAAAGGAACAGTCATCTCCCTGTCCCCAGCTACCGGCTCCAGTTTTTCCCTGTTACCTCCGGATAACTCTACCGGTAACTATGTAAAGATTGTTCAGCGTATACCCGTGCGTATACGGGTGGATGGCGACAGAAAGGATATTGACCGTCTCAAGGTAGGGATGAATGTGAATGTCTTTCTGCCTAAAAAACAGCATCATGGATAA
- a CDS encoding RNA polymerase sigma factor — protein MTTFSSLSDIEMIALVKADDEQAFAELYKRYWKKLYQTAYDIIQQEQVAQDVVQEVFISLRSSRLTFYTRNDPEISFCLFT, from the coding sequence ATGACCACTTTTTCAAGCCTCAGTGATATTGAGATGATTGCATTGGTGAAGGCCGATGATGAGCAGGCCTTTGCTGAGCTGTATAAGCGTTATTGGAAAAAGCTGTACCAGACAGCCTATGACATTATTCAGCAGGAACAGGTTGCCCAGGATGTGGTACAGGAAGTCTTTATCAGTTTAAGGAGCAGTCGATTAACTTTTTATACACGAAACGATCCAGAGATCTCTTTCTGCCTTTTCACTTAA